The following is a genomic window from Rana temporaria chromosome 7, aRanTem1.1, whole genome shotgun sequence.
gatgagcttccctgagatggtttctgacagtttgtgcagaaatctTTTGGCTATGCTAACCGACTGTTGCAGCTGTCTAGTCCCAAAtgatcttggaggtgaagatgctggatgtggaggtcctgggctgaTATGTGGTTACACGTGGTCTGCGGTTGTGAGGCCGGTTGAACGTACTGCCATATTCTCTGAAACTCCTTTGGTGAttgcttatggtagagaaattaacattcaattcaagggcaacagcCACACTTGTGAGGTGAATGGATTATCTCGGCTCActagtgctcactaacacagatttagacagatttgtgaacaatatttgagagaaatatgccttttgtgtacatagaaagtcGTGGATCTTTGAGTCCCAGCTTATTATAAATGGGGGGTAAACACAAGTGTTgcgtttttttataattttgctcagtgttgATACAATGAAAATATCAAACTATTTGAATGGAAAGGTTTGCATGTCATAAATTTGGTTGCTGTCTGACAACTGAGGATGGCTTAATGAAAACATTCGTAATGTTCGGAAACTTCGGCGTCTGAACTGATTTTATAtttggcatttaaccacttcaatacccgtgTATAGTCATATgttgtccacaaggtggctctgccacgGGTGCCAATTCGCAtgccctggcggccgcgatgtccgccatgtACCTGCGATttggcagttacagagccagggatgtgTGGTGTGTAAACGGAGATCCATGTCCTGCCAGGGAGAGGAGGCCGATGGggtgttccttgtacatagggacaccgatcggtcaccccccccacagtaaggaacacttttaaccccttgatcgccccctagtgtcacCCCTTTCCCTGTCGgtctcatttatacagtaatcggtgcatatttatagcactattcgctgtataaatgtaaatggtgtcaaaagtgtccgaactgtccgccacaatatcacagtcctgacaaaaatcgcagatcgccaccattactagtaataaaagaaaataataataaaaaaaaagtcagaaatccatcccctattttgtagactctctaccttttgcgcaaaccaatcaatatacgcttatgcaATCCCCTCCCGCCCCCAAAAAATAGCGATTTGCTCCTTTTTGTACtattttcgtgtttttttttttttttttttaaccccattatgttactaaacatctcaggcctgggtcacacctggtttttggtgctttttgcagaaacacactacagtttatttacatgttttcctatgggacacgttcacatccatgatttttttcagctgctgcgtatttgtaaAGGGCaaagactttttaacgcaaaacgatgctattttgttttttttggttcaatatacttcaatggagaagctgcaaaaaagcatgcaatttgtgttttgtaatctgcccaacaacaaattggcccaaagaaaatgtaattttttttaaggttattatccgattaatcgaaacaataatcagccaactaatcgattatgaaaataatcgttagttgcagccctagagcGCGAgttaccggggacaggggtgtatacagacagacagacctcactttttttttttcctattgcaaggaatgtaaacgtcccttgtaataggaatctattgtgacaggtcctctatatggagagatgcggggtcaacaagacccccacatctctcctcccaggctggaaagcatgagatcaagggggaaaaaatcgctgatctcatgctgacagccgcgatcGGGGCTTTGTTTACATCTGGGAACCTGGGCGTGACatcatctggtcaccggaaaccTTATGGTCCTCATCCTGCGCCGGCCGATTGTTTCTCCGGTCcctgatggcacaggagagcccggagcacctgatggtggcgggaggggtcgTCCCCTCTGGTAGCTTAGAAGAACTATCAAGCGGCGGAGCTGCCGTTATGATTGTTCTTGCTGTGCACAGGATCGCCGGCTGgaaataatgatatctgaatgatgcttgtagctgcaggcatcattcagatatccccactgaaattcCAGGGCATCATATGgatgtccttgggctggaagtggttaaggaactgcAGCTCAAGTTTTTGAGTGAGGTAGAAGCTCTAGGGCAGGGGTATGCAtgtagtggacctccagctgttgcaaaactacaagtcccatcatgcctctgggtgtcatcctTGTGGCTGCCAGTCTTCCTTtgcctaatgggacttgtagttctgcaacagctggaggtccgctaattgcaaatccctgctctagggtgacAAGTCCATATTTGCCATCGTTTCTGAAAATTGACCGTGTTGTAATTTTTATACACTAACATTAACGCATATTGAGCTTGTGTATTGCTCCATATAAATTCAGATAAATTTGGTGGATTTCCATTGTTTTGTTAGTCAGCCTTGCTGCTATTAATACATTTTGCTAATACTGTTCTATACTCTAAAGAGTAAAGATCCAGGTTTATTCCTAAAAGGGCCATTGCGGGAGTAAGGTGGAGTAAATTACCAGTGAGGTTAGTGATAAATGTTGAAACTGATTTTCAGAAGCTACTAAGATTTTGGCAAAAGGGAACCAGTTTGTTCCATTGCATCGCCAGCAAGTGATGGGTAGATTTTGGAAAGTTTATATTATCCCAATGTTCAATGCAGGATGATGCCTTAGTGCTCAGAATTATGGCCTTATTCCATTGTTGCAAAGAATAAGATGAGGAAAGATCCTTTTTCCATTTCAGCATATTATTAGTTTTAACAGATTTAGGGAATTCTGAGAAAAGTTTATAAAATAAGGATATTTCTTTTCTTATCACAAGCTTATTTGTTCAGTAGGTACCTCCCAGATTATTGATGGGATATTCATGCTTGATTCCGGGTCAAATTCCTATAATTACAGACATTAATTATATCTTTAGTTATACATTTTGAAAggctttttaatacagaaatgttggcttgctGAAAAGTTTGTCTatttacagtatagtatgcactcaatacttggtcgggtcTCCTTTTACATGAATTACtgcagcgtggcatggaggcgctcagcctgtggcactgctgaggtgttatggaagtccAGGTTTCTTTGATGGtggccttcagctcatctgcattgttgggtccaATGTCTCTTTCCTTCCACTTGACAATAccacacagattctctatggggtttaggtcaggtgagtttgctggccaatcgagCAAAGCGATactatgatcattaaaccaggtattgatacttttggcagtgtgggcaggtgccaattcctgctgggaaaattaaatCTGCATCTCCCGAAAGCTGGTCTGCAAagtgaagcatgaagtgctctagaatttcctgctgGAGGGATGGGCTAACTTTGGACTTGAtcaaacacagtggaccaacaccagcagatgacatggcttccCAAATCATCAGACTGTGGAAGATTTTGCATTTAATTTGTAattcaaggtcccagagtctggagaaagagtggagaggcacagaatcgaAGTAGTGTGAGGTCCACCTGTGAGGTTTCCACAGTCGGAGGCTGATTGctccatgccacgctgcattgatgcagtaattcatgcaaaaggagccccaaccaaGAACTttgtgcatactatactgtgcaTGGACTAAGGTGTAAGaagggcaataaaaaataaaaacacatgctTGCATATGTTTTGAAATGAGTCTTCTTTACTATGGAATATATTACTATAGTAACATGGTATTGAAAcacttttaaagctgaactttagggGGAAAATACAATTACCCTTGCAGTAGGCTCTCCCTTCAAGGGTAAATCTTTTTGTGTCTGTGGCAATTTTAAATGCAGAGTTTACTTGCCTAATCCCTCACTTCCCCAGCGGTCAgtgcttgcctcttcctctgagCAGCCCCTTGATTACAACGCTGGACTGGTGAGAGTGTGACTGACTGTGGGGCAGAGTGCCAAAGGGGTAACTTTGGGGGACCAGCTGCTCAGGGAAAGAAGCCTTGCAGGAGCATGGAATAAGGTAAGCAGAAACTTTTTAAAGTCTACCCTAAACATAAGTGAGCATTTACCTTGCTTTGTGAGggtagccccactgcaagggtagttttttttaattactttttttttttttcccctgatgttCAGCTTTAAGAATTTTGTGAATGTTGAGTATCTaaacatgccttttttttttttacataaggaTTACCTTTTCATGGCTTCCGTTGTGTGTTTAGGAAACTGTATACTTGATCCAATTAAACAGATGGTTGCATAGGTGATGTTTAAATCTGTCTTGTGGTGTTTTCAGTATATAAATTTAACAAACCAGTGTTGTGTTTAAATCTGTCTTGTGGTGTTTTCAGTATATAAATTTAACAAACCACTGTTGTGTAATatatactatttatttttttgttttcctatcCTCAGAGAATATGCATCTGGAGATTAAGGTCGCCCtgaattttattatttcatatcTGTATAATAAGCTTCCAAGAAGAAGAGCTGATCTGTTTGGAGAAGAGTTGGAGAGGCTTTTAAAAGGCAAATACGAAGGGCACTGGTACCCGGAAAAACCTCTGAAGGGCTCTGGCTATCGCTGTGTTCACATTGGTGAAACTGTGGATCCGGTAGTTGAGCAAGCAGCACGCAGGAGTGGGCTTGACATAGATGACGTAAGAGCAAATGTACCAGAAGAGCTTAGTGTGTGGATTGATCCATTTGAAGTGTCTTACCAAATTGGGGAGAAAGGAACCGTTAAAGTATTGTACTTGGAAGATGTAGAAAGCAGCACTGAGCTGGACAAAGAGATAAAGAGTAGCTTCAATCCTGAAGCACAAGCATTTATCCCAATCACTAACCAAGAAACCTCACTGTCCAACTCGCCATCTCCATCTtttggtcagtccccaagtccaACTTTTATCCCACGTGCCACCCAGCCCATTACATTCACTACTGCCACCTTTGCAGCT
Proteins encoded in this region:
- the TOB2 gene encoding protein Tob2, which codes for MHLEIKVALNFIISYLYNKLPRRRADLFGEELERLLKGKYEGHWYPEKPLKGSGYRCVHIGETVDPVVEQAARRSGLDIDDVRANVPEELSVWIDPFEVSYQIGEKGTVKVLYLEDVESSTELDKEIKSSFNPEAQAFIPITNQETSLSNSPSPSFGQSPSPTFIPRATQPITFTTATFAATKFGSTKMKKGGQRMARSPTNNLAKHKGLSLSMHSLNFSPAQGAPSQLSPNAKEFVFSGPPGLFYDGDSQNLPSPGQFATSFNTGSSLFNDKSPFVDGLNFSLPYPSQPFQPVVLAN